The Novosphingobium kaempferiae genome includes a window with the following:
- a CDS encoding LPS-assembly protein LptD, whose amino-acid sequence MLPAAQTKLQAPTDRPDRSLRSLSLCALGLGISLLSLPHAALAQDVARPVDTGPIEGAPAAPPPSNGDSEPVSFEADDVQYEQNSELVTATGNVVLRRRDEKGQVQSVRSDKVTWDRKSGKIVADGNVRMVDQDGNQLYTEQVELTDELKTGMMENLLLVMREGGRLAALKGERIANGDVILNRAAYTGCDVADDDGCPKKPTWRILAKQVVYSDSQKRVSFKDARIELFDVIQLPLFGLTVSTDGHAVSGFLMPDIKSSPSNGIEIAQSYYWKLAENRDLTGTFSAFTKAAPMATVQYRALTDVGAYQITGYATTSSRIPIADGTITPDSERAFRGYVFANGRLQLDDNWSVTASIRRATDRTFLRRYDISRDDRLRSMVELERIDQDSYFSLAGYATQTLVADRKQGLIPVALPVLDYRRRIDDPLLGGKFEVQVNSLGITRADGQDVQRAFAYGQWSLRRLTEMGQELTITGLVRGDVYHSDENSLTTEDLYRGLPGWQGRGVATAAVDVKWPLVGQIFGGTQVLTPRIQMVASPRIRNLDIPNEDSRAIELDTGNLFAINRFPGYDRVEDGVRFTYGFDWQFERSRWRIKSTVGQSVRLSNRAKMLPDGTGLANKTSDIVGRTEIRYRDFLNFIHRFRVDKDSLAVRRNEFDAVIGNTRSYLELGYTKLNRDISADIEDLQNREELRAAGRIAFAKYWSLFGSAVINMTDRSEDAINGSDGFQPLRTRLGAAYEDDCMQLSLTWRRDYVALGDVRRGDSFQLGFTLKGIGGR is encoded by the coding sequence ATGCTCCCAGCCGCGCAGACCAAGCTGCAAGCCCCGACCGACCGACCGGACCGCAGCCTGCGCTCCCTCTCGCTTTGCGCGCTCGGCCTGGGGATTTCCCTGCTTTCGCTCCCCCACGCCGCGCTTGCGCAGGACGTGGCACGGCCCGTCGACACCGGCCCGATCGAGGGCGCGCCCGCCGCCCCGCCGCCGTCCAACGGCGACAGCGAGCCCGTCTCGTTCGAGGCGGACGACGTCCAGTACGAACAGAACAGCGAGCTGGTGACCGCAACCGGCAACGTCGTCCTGCGCCGCCGCGACGAGAAGGGACAGGTCCAGTCCGTCCGTTCCGACAAGGTGACGTGGGACCGCAAGAGCGGCAAGATCGTGGCCGACGGCAACGTCCGCATGGTCGATCAGGACGGCAACCAGCTCTACACCGAGCAGGTCGAGCTGACCGACGAGCTGAAGACCGGCATGATGGAGAACCTGCTCCTCGTCATGCGCGAAGGCGGTCGCCTCGCCGCGCTGAAGGGAGAGCGGATCGCCAACGGCGACGTGATCCTCAACCGCGCCGCCTACACCGGCTGCGACGTCGCCGATGACGACGGCTGCCCCAAGAAGCCGACCTGGCGCATTCTCGCCAAGCAGGTGGTCTACTCGGATTCGCAGAAGCGCGTCAGCTTCAAGGACGCGCGGATCGAACTGTTCGACGTGATCCAGTTGCCGCTGTTCGGCCTGACCGTCAGCACCGACGGCCATGCGGTTTCGGGCTTCCTGATGCCGGACATCAAGTCCAGCCCGTCGAACGGCATCGAAATCGCGCAATCCTACTACTGGAAGTTGGCCGAGAACCGTGACCTCACCGGCACGTTCTCCGCCTTCACCAAGGCTGCGCCGATGGCGACCGTGCAGTATCGCGCCCTCACCGACGTCGGCGCGTACCAGATCACCGGCTATGCCACGACCAGCAGCCGCATCCCCATCGCCGACGGCACCATCACGCCCGACAGCGAGCGCGCCTTCCGCGGCTATGTCTTCGCCAACGGCCGCCTCCAGCTCGACGACAACTGGAGCGTCACCGCCTCGATCCGCCGCGCGACCGACCGCACCTTCCTGCGCCGCTACGACATCAGCCGCGACGACCGCCTGCGCTCGATGGTGGAACTGGAGCGGATCGACCAGGACAGCTACTTCTCGCTGGCGGGCTACGCCACGCAGACGCTGGTGGCGGACCGCAAGCAGGGCCTGATCCCGGTGGCGCTGCCGGTGCTCGACTATCGCCGCCGCATCGACGACCCGCTGCTCGGCGGCAAGTTCGAGGTGCAGGTCAATTCGCTCGGCATCACCCGCGCCGACGGACAGGATGTCCAGCGCGCCTTCGCCTACGGCCAGTGGTCGCTGCGTCGCCTCACCGAAATGGGGCAGGAACTGACCATCACCGGCCTCGTGCGCGGCGACGTCTACCATTCGGATGAGAATTCGCTGACCACCGAAGACCTCTATCGCGGTCTCCCCGGCTGGCAGGGACGCGGCGTCGCGACGGCGGCGGTCGACGTGAAGTGGCCGCTCGTCGGGCAGATCTTCGGCGGCACGCAGGTGCTCACGCCGCGCATCCAGATGGTCGCCAGCCCGCGCATCAGGAACCTCGACATTCCGAACGAGGATTCGCGCGCGATCGAGCTCGACACCGGCAACCTCTTCGCGATCAACCGCTTCCCCGGCTACGACCGGGTCGAGGACGGTGTGCGCTTCACCTATGGCTTCGACTGGCAGTTCGAGCGTTCGCGCTGGCGCATCAAGAGCACCGTCGGCCAGTCGGTGCGCCTCAGCAACCGGGCGAAGATGCTGCCCGACGGCACCGGTCTCGCCAACAAGACCTCCGACATCGTGGGCCGGACCGAGATCCGCTACCGCGACTTCCTCAACTTCATCCATCGCTTCCGCGTCGACAAGGATTCGCTGGCCGTGCGCCGCAACGAATTCGACGCGGTGATCGGCAACACGCGCAGCTACCTCGAACTGGGCTACACCAAGCTCAACCGCGATATCTCGGCGGATATCGAGGACTTGCAGAACCGCGAGGAACTGCGCGCCGCCGGTCGCATCGCCTTTGCGAAGTACTGGTCGCTGTTCGGCTCGGCGGTCATCAACATGACCGACCGCAGCGAGGACGCGATCAACGGGTCGGACGGCTTCCAGCCCCTGCGCACGCGCCTCGGCGCGGCCTACGAGGACGACTGCATGCAGCTCTCGCTCACCTGGCGGCGCGACTACGTGGCGCTGGGCGACGTGCGGCGCGGCGACTCCTTCCAGCTCGGCTTC
- a CDS encoding leucyl aminopeptidase, with the protein MKIQFLGAADEALAGVVARLVNQDAVPADLEPVLAEGAKRARFTGKAGQVFEGFVDRGGKVVRVALAGVGESSAADRKGAIERAGAAVVAKYLASGETSLVLDLTGAGLSAEEAAGALLGAVLRSWRHDVYRTKLAADAKPSLTEIAIVGAPEGTEAAWAIEQAIAEGVSLTRELVTEPANIIYPESFVERCKARMEAAGLTIRVLDDKEMAALGMGSLLGVAQGSVRPARLLVMEWLGGETGGKPVAFVGKGVTFDTGGISIKPAAGMEDMKWDMGGAGAVAGTMLALAMRKAKANIIGVCGLVENMPDGNAQRPGDVVTSMSGQTIEVINTDAEGRLVLCDALTWVQREYAPAKIVDLATLTGAIILSLSHEYAGLFSNNDGLAGELNAAGDASGERLWRMPMGPAYDKLIDSPIADMKNVGPRFGGSITAAQFLQRFIENDTPWAHLDIAGTVWADKPGATWDKGATGFGVRLLDRFVRDSIEA; encoded by the coding sequence ATGAAGATCCAGTTCCTTGGGGCAGCCGACGAAGCTCTTGCCGGAGTCGTCGCGCGTCTCGTCAACCAGGACGCCGTGCCTGCCGATCTCGAACCGGTGCTGGCCGAGGGTGCGAAGCGTGCGCGCTTCACCGGCAAGGCCGGGCAGGTCTTCGAGGGCTTCGTCGATCGCGGCGGCAAGGTCGTGCGCGTCGCGCTGGCCGGCGTGGGCGAATCTTCGGCTGCCGACCGCAAGGGCGCGATCGAGCGCGCGGGCGCGGCGGTGGTCGCCAAGTATCTGGCCAGCGGCGAGACTTCGCTGGTGCTCGACCTGACCGGCGCGGGCCTCTCGGCCGAGGAAGCCGCCGGTGCGCTGCTCGGCGCGGTGCTGCGTTCGTGGCGGCACGACGTCTACCGCACCAAGCTCGCCGCCGACGCGAAGCCGAGCCTCACCGAGATCGCCATCGTCGGCGCGCCCGAGGGCACCGAAGCGGCATGGGCGATCGAGCAGGCGATCGCCGAGGGCGTCTCGCTGACCCGCGAACTCGTCACCGAGCCCGCCAACATCATCTATCCCGAAAGCTTCGTGGAGCGCTGCAAGGCGCGCATGGAAGCGGCTGGCCTCACCATCCGCGTCCTCGACGACAAGGAAATGGCTGCGCTCGGCATGGGCTCGCTGCTCGGCGTGGCGCAGGGCTCGGTCCGCCCCGCGCGCCTGCTCGTCATGGAGTGGCTCGGCGGCGAGACGGGCGGCAAGCCGGTGGCGTTCGTCGGCAAGGGCGTGACCTTCGACACCGGCGGCATCTCCATCAAGCCCGCTGCAGGCATGGAGGACATGAAGTGGGACATGGGCGGCGCCGGTGCGGTCGCGGGCACGATGCTCGCCCTCGCAATGCGCAAGGCCAAGGCCAACATCATCGGCGTGTGCGGCCTCGTCGAGAACATGCCCGACGGCAACGCGCAGCGTCCGGGTGACGTCGTCACCTCGATGTCGGGCCAGACCATCGAGGTCATCAACACCGACGCCGAGGGCCGCCTCGTCCTGTGCGACGCGCTGACCTGGGTGCAGCGCGAATACGCGCCGGCGAAGATCGTCGACCTCGCCACGCTGACCGGCGCGATCATCCTCAGCCTCTCGCACGAATACGCGGGTCTGTTCTCGAACAACGACGGCCTTGCGGGCGAGCTGAACGCGGCGGGCGACGCCTCGGGCGAGCGCCTGTGGCGCATGCCGATGGGCCCGGCCTACGACAAGCTGATCGACAGCCCGATCGCCGACATGAAGAACGTCGGCCCGCGCTTCGGCGGCTCGATCACGGCGGCGCAGTTCCTGCAGCGCTTCATCGAGAATGACACCCCCTGGGCGCACCTCGACATCGCGGGCACCGTGTGGGCCGACAAGCCCGGCGCCACCTGGGACAAGGGCGCGACCGGTTTCGGCGTGCGCCTGCTCGACCGCTTCGTGCGCGACAGCATCGAAGCGTAA
- a CDS encoding DNA polymerase III subunit chi, with product MFYELSRDPAHAVVPLLARRIIETGGRVLVVSADDKQRGAISAALWSHRPEGFLANGQAGEGNEDRQPILLSDIPDPANGARFLVIADGVWCEGEERFERTFYLFDDQTRAQAREVWRDLRGQEGVKKEYWAQEDGRWTKKAEE from the coding sequence ATGTTCTATGAACTCAGCCGCGACCCGGCCCACGCGGTCGTACCGCTGCTGGCGCGCCGCATCATCGAGACCGGCGGGCGCGTGCTCGTCGTCTCGGCGGACGACAAGCAGCGCGGTGCGATCTCCGCCGCGCTGTGGTCCCACCGGCCCGAGGGTTTCCTCGCCAACGGGCAGGCGGGCGAGGGGAACGAGGATCGCCAGCCGATCCTCCTCTCCGACATTCCGGACCCCGCCAACGGCGCGCGCTTCCTCGTCATCGCCGACGGCGTTTGGTGCGAGGGCGAGGAGCGGTTCGAGCGCACCTTCTACCTCTTCGACGATCAGACGCGGGCGCAGGCCCGCGAAGTCTGGCGCGACCTGCGCGGGCAGGAAGGCGTGAAGAAGGAATACTGGGCGCAGGAAGACGGCCGCTGGACCAAGAAGGCCGAGGAATAG
- a CDS encoding ATP-binding protein gives MDATPLRITPAYVSAMEKLVGAVQDLSRARDLDAVTAIVREAARYLTGADGATFVLRDGDQCYYAEENAIAPLWKGKRFPMSICVSGWVMLNAQSIVIEDIYADPRVPVEAYRPTFVKSLAMVPIRRASPIGAIGNYWSSHHRPSSGELAILQALADTTSVALENADLYTRLQGMVQTLQGQQARISEQHASLGVFTRALAHDLREPVRTLIAFSDLLRNDAEVEGDEDRQDTYLRYIGESAERMGSLIDSVSRYTRLDAPEPAEHSLCMLGDVIADVRQNLARMIAERNATLVHGPLPGLMADPVHLRQLFQNLVANAVLHNEPGVTVTIGQEVIDGRPGFFVSDDGAGVPEAAREQIFQPFRRLADRNDASGLGLAICRRIVGIYGGRITCEAAPEAGASFHFSLPDAEQPGPAMEDEMPEIANVLIVDDREADLELTELALFRRPRLHCNLRRVRDGRAAHRILSAADNDVDLILLDINMPDVDGFSLLEEIRGDDALHDVMVIMCSGSDYEPDQRRSAELGAAGYLLKPPRFASFRDIVVSRPGLRLHDDGEGLTLFRTGT, from the coding sequence ATGGACGCTACTCCGCTCCGCATCACCCCGGCCTACGTCTCGGCCATGGAGAAGCTGGTAGGGGCAGTTCAGGACTTGTCCCGCGCCCGCGATCTCGACGCGGTGACCGCCATCGTGCGCGAGGCGGCGCGATACCTGACCGGAGCGGACGGCGCCACCTTCGTGCTGCGCGACGGGGACCAGTGCTACTACGCCGAGGAGAACGCCATCGCCCCGCTGTGGAAGGGCAAGCGCTTTCCCATGAGCATCTGCGTCAGCGGCTGGGTGATGCTGAACGCGCAGAGCATCGTCATCGAGGACATCTACGCCGATCCCCGCGTGCCGGTGGAGGCCTATCGCCCCACGTTCGTGAAGAGCCTGGCGATGGTCCCGATCCGCCGCGCCTCGCCCATCGGCGCCATCGGCAACTACTGGTCCAGCCACCACAGGCCCTCGTCCGGGGAATTGGCGATCCTGCAGGCGCTGGCGGACACGACCTCCGTCGCGCTGGAGAATGCCGATCTCTACACCCGCCTGCAGGGCATGGTGCAGACGCTGCAGGGCCAGCAGGCCCGCATCAGCGAACAGCACGCGAGCCTCGGCGTCTTCACCCGCGCGCTGGCGCACGACCTGCGCGAACCGGTGCGCACGCTCATCGCGTTCTCGGACCTGCTCCGGAACGATGCGGAGGTCGAAGGCGACGAGGACCGGCAGGACACCTACCTTCGCTACATCGGCGAATCCGCCGAGCGCATGGGATCGCTGATCGATTCGGTGTCCCGCTACACCCGGCTCGACGCGCCCGAGCCCGCCGAGCATTCGCTGTGCATGCTGGGCGACGTGATCGCCGACGTGCGCCAGAACCTCGCCCGCATGATCGCCGAGCGCAACGCAACGCTGGTCCACGGCCCGCTGCCCGGTCTCATGGCGGACCCGGTGCATCTGCGCCAGCTGTTCCAGAACCTCGTCGCCAACGCCGTGCTGCACAACGAGCCCGGCGTGACGGTGACGATCGGGCAGGAAGTCATCGACGGTCGCCCCGGATTCTTCGTCAGCGACGACGGGGCAGGGGTGCCGGAAGCCGCGCGCGAGCAGATATTCCAGCCCTTCCGCCGACTGGCCGACCGCAACGACGCCTCCGGCCTCGGCCTCGCCATATGTCGCCGCATCGTCGGGATCTATGGTGGCCGGATCACCTGCGAAGCCGCGCCGGAGGCCGGGGCCTCGTTCCACTTCTCGCTGCCCGATGCGGAGCAGCCGGGACCAGCGATGGAGGATGAAATGCCCGAGATCGCCAACGTCCTCATCGTCGACGACCGGGAGGCCGACCTCGAACTCACCGAACTGGCGCTGTTTCGCCGCCCCCGGCTGCACTGCAACCTGCGCCGCGTGCGCGACGGCCGCGCCGCGCACCGCATCCTTTCGGCGGCGGACAACGACGTCGACCTGATCCTGCTCGACATCAACATGCCCGACGTCGACGGTTTCAGCCTGCTCGAAGAGATACGCGGAGATGACGCGCTGCATGACGTCATGGTCATCATGTGCAGCGGCTCCGATTACGAGCCGGACCAGCGCCGGTCGGCCGAGCTGGGCGCGGCGGGCTACCTGCTCAAGCCGCCCCGCTTCGCCAGCTTCCGCGACATCGTGGTCAGCCGTCCGGGCCTGCGCCTCCATGACGACGGCGAGGGTCTGACCCTGTTCCGCACCGGCACCTGA